The window CGTCCGCCCGAGGAGACAACGGTGAGCGCTCACGACCTTGAAGAAGTCCGCCGCCACATGGAGCGGCTCGCCGCCGACGGCATCGATGTGGTCCGGGTGACCTATCCCGACCTCATCGGCACCGACCGGGCGCGTGATGTGCTGCTCGAGGAGCTGCCCCGGGCCTGCGCGCACGGTCTCGCGTTCTGCCGGGCCGTCTACCACACCAGTCCGCAGGGCGATGTGGTGCCGGTCAGCGGCGGGCTGGACGCGGGGCTGCCGGACATCTGCGTACGGCCGGACCTCGGCACGCTGGCGCCCCTGCCCTGGGAGCCGGGGGTGGCCGTCTGTCTGGGCGAGGTCGTCGACCCGGCGACCGGCGCGCCCGCCCCGGAGTCGCCCCGCGACCTGCTGCGCGCCGTCCTCGCCCGGTGTGCCGAGCACGGGCTGCGGCCGGTGGTCGGGCCCGAGCTGGAGTACTTCCTGTGCGATCCGGACCCGTCCGGCGGCTGGCGCCGCTACGCACCCGACCCGGGCGTCGTCTACACCGCCGGGCTGCGCGCCGACCCCGACAACCACCTGCTGCGCACCCTGCGCCACGTACGCGATCTGAGGATCGGTGCGATCAGCGGCAACCACGAGTTCGACGGCGGCCAGATCGAGATCAACCTGGCGCACTCCGACGCCCTCTCGGCCGCCGACCGGTCCTTCCGCTTCAAGGCAGCGATCAAGGAACTGGCCCGCAAGGAGGGCCGACTGGCCACCTTCATGGCCAAGCCCTTCAACGACGCGGGCGGCTCCGGCTTCCACCTGCACCTCTCCGGTGAGGACGACCAGGGCGGCAACACGTTCGACGACCCGTCGGGCCCGTACGGTCTGTCCGCCGTCGCCCGGCACGCCGTGGCCGGTGTCCTCGCCCACGCGCCCGCCCTGGCCGCACTGCTCAACCCCACCGTCAACTCGTACAAGCGCTTCGGCCCGGACACCCTCGCGCCCTGGCTGATCGACTGGGGGCTGGACAACCGCAGCGCCATGGTGCGCATCCCGCCCGAGCGCGGCTCCGGTGCCCGGCTCGAACTACGGCTGGGCGACGCGAGCGCCAACCCCTATCTGGCGATCGCCGCCACCACGGCCGCCGCCCTGCTGGGCATCCTGGCCGGCGAGGAGCCGCCCGCCCCGCTGGAGGGCTACGGCTACGACACCGCCCGGTCCGCCGTCCTGCCGCAGACCCTGTCCGCCGCGCTGGACGCGCTGGAGGCGGACACCGCCCTGACCGATCTGCTCGGCAAGGGCTTCACCACGTCCTTCCTCTCCTACAAGCGCGACGAGGTCGAACGCTTCCACCGGCACGTCACCGACTGGGAGTTCACCGAGTACGCCTACCACCTGTGACGCCTTGGAGCTGTTCGATGACCACCGAGATCCCGACCGACGCCCTGCGCGAGCCGCTGCCCCTGGCCGATGTGAACCTCGCCGACCTGGACCGGTTCACGGACGGTGTCACGCCCTGGCGGATGTTCCACACCCTGCGCCACGAGGACCCGGTGCACTGGCAGCCCGAGGAGGCGCCCAACTCCGGTTTCTGGGCGGTGACCCGGCACCAGGACATCGTCCGGGTCGACCGCGACCCGGAGACGTTCACCTCCACGAGGTTCGTCAACCTGGAGGAGGTCGACGACGACCAGATCAAGAAGCGCGCCTCGATCCTCGAACTGGACGGGGTCCGGCACCGGGCGCTGCGCAGTCTGATCCAGCGGCAGTTCGGCGCGAACGTGATCAGCGGCTACACCGACTTCCTGCGCGGACTGACGGCACGGACCCTCGACGCCGCCCTCGCCAAGGGCCGCTTCGACTTCGTCGAGGACGTCTCGGCGGACTTCCCGATCAACGTCCTGGCCCGGCTGCTGGACGTGCCCCCGGAGGACAACCAGCGGCTGATCGACTGGGGCAACCGCATCATCGGCCACACCGACCCCGACTACGCGGACGTCCTGCTGCACAGCGAGGAGAGCGAGCGGTACCGCGATCTGCCCTTCCGCTCCCCCGCCTCGCTGGAGGTCTTCGAGTACGGCCGGGAGCTGGCGCGGCGGCGACGGGGCGGCGACGGCACGGATCTGGTCTCCCGGCTGGTCAACACCATGCCCCGGGACGGTGTGCCGCTCTCCCCGCAGGACTTCGACAACTACTTCCTGCTGCTGGTCGTCGCCGGCAACGAGACCACCCGGCACACCATCTCCCACTCCATGCTGGCCCTCATCCAGCACCCCGAGCAGCTGGCCCGCCTCCAGGAGGACCCCTCGCTGATCCCGGTCGCGGTGGAGGAGTTCCTGCGCTGGGCCTCCCCCGTCTACCACTTCCGCCGCACCGCCACGCGCGATGTCGAACTGGGCGGCAGGCTGGTCAGGGAGGGCGACAAGGTCGTGATGTGGTTCGCCTCCGGCAACCGCGACGAGGACGTCTTCGGCGATCCGTACGCCTTCGACGTCACACGCGCCGACAACGACCACGTCACCTTCGGCAAGGGCAGCCCCCATCTGTGCCTGGGCAATCTCCTCGCGCGCACCGAGATCCGCATCATGTTCGAGGAGCTGATCCCCCGCCTCGCGGACATCCGTCTGGCCGGTGACGTGCCGCGGGTGCGCTCCAATTTCGTCAACGGCATCAAGAAGCTTCCGGTGGAGGTCAGCCTGGCCTGACTCCGCGGGAAGACGCGCCGCCCGCGAGGATCAGGCACCGGCCTCCGCGCGCGCGACGAGGCCGGTGATCCGGGCCCACATCTGTGGCGGGTTGGAGTACATCGGGAAGTGGGCGCTGTGGCTGATCTCGGCGAGTTCCACGCCGCCTTCGGCCAGCTTCGGGAGGTACGACAGGGAGTCGTTCTGCTCGCCGTACATGAACATCCTCGGCAGGGGGAGCCCGAGGAAGCGGTCGAGCAGGTTGCCGTGGTCGGAGAGGTCGACCATGGACTCGAAGATCGCTCGGACCGCTCCGGACCTGACCTTGTACGGAAGGCTCGCCGCGTACAGGCCACCGGAGTAGAAGCGGGAGCCGGCGACGCGTTCGGCGAAGCGGGTCAGGAACGCGTCGGGGTCGTCGTCGGCGTGGGTGACGATCTGCCGGCTGAGGAAGCAGTCCTCGGGGGCGACATTGCCCTCGATGCTGACGAGGCTCGCGACCCTGCCGGGGTCGCGGTCGGCGAGCAGGAGTGCGGTCAGGCCGCCCATCGAGTGTCCGACGAGATGGAAGCGGTCGATCTGTTGGGCGCGCAGCACCCGCTCGGCGACCGTGACCAGGAACGGGACGGACACGGCGTCGAGGTCCGAGCAGGTGGTGCCGCCGCAGCCGGGGGCGTCGTAGGCGAGGACGGGGCGGCCGGCGAGTTGTTCCTGCTGGATGACGTCGGCGTAGTCCTCCTTGGTCGAGCCGAAGCCGTGGAGGAACACCAGGGGTGTGCCGGTTCCGTCGCGGCGCAGGCCCGCCACTTCGACACGGGTCCCGTCGACGGTGAGGGGGAGCGTGAAGGGTTCGAGTTTGCTGACGGTGTCGGGGCTCAACGTGCCTCCTCCAGTTGCTGGTTGTCGGCCTCGGGTACGGGGCTCAGCGCGGTTCTCAGGCGGTCGATCGCGGTGATCAGCGTGTCGTCGTCGACGGCGAAGCACAGGCGGATCCGGCCCGGGGCGTCGAACGCCTCGCCGGGTACGACCGCGACGTGGGCGGTGTCGAGGAGCCATGCGGCGAGGTCGGCGCCGCTGCTCCAGCCGTGGTCGTTCAGGAGCGCGCTGACGTCGGGGAAGGCGAACATGCCGCCGTCGGGCAGCGGGCAGTCGATGCCGTCGATCCGGTTGAGCGCCTCGACGAGCATCGTGCGCCGGCGCCGGTAGTCCTGGGCGGCCTCGGCGGGGGTGCCGTGGTCGTCGAGGGCGGCGAGCGCGGCGCGCTGGTTGACCGTGGGGACGTGGGTGATGGTGCGGGAGACGTGGAGGCGCGCTGCGGCGATGATCTCCGGGGGTGCCGCGAGCCAGCCGACGCGCCAGCCCGTCATGGCGTGTTCCTTGGACACTCCGCCGACGACGACGGTACGGTCGCGCAGGCTCGGAGCCACGCGCAGGATCGGCCGGTAGGTCCCGGTGTGGTCGAACGCCCGGTAGATGTCGTCGCTGATGACCCAGACGCCGTGCCGCTGGGCCCAGTCCGCGATCTGCCGCAGCCGGGGCTCGGGATGGACGGCGCCGGTGGGGTTGCCCGGGCTGGAGAGAATCAGTGCGCGGGTGCGGGGCGTGCGGCAGCGGTCGAGGGCTTCTGCCGAGAGGCGGAACTCGCTGTCGGCGGTGACCGGCACGGCGATGCCGCCGGCAGCGGTGACGACCTCCGTGTGCCCGGGCCAGCCGGGCGCCGCGACCAGGACCTCGTCCCCGGCGCCGACGAGCGCCTGGAGGGCGAGGAAGAGGGCGTGCTTCGCGCCGAGGGCGATCTGCACGTCGTCGGCGCTCCAGGCCGCTTCGGTGTCGTCGGTGAGGCTCGCGGCGACGAGCGCGCGGAGGGCGGGATCTCCCTGCGCCGGTCCGTAGTGGTGGGCGACGGGATCGCGCACCGCGGCCACGGCGGCTTCCACGACCACGGCACTGGTGGCCGCCTGGGGCTCCCCGGCAGCGAGGGTGATGACGTCCGCGCCCCGGGCCCGGAGGGCCTCGGCCCTCGCGGCCACGGCGAAGATCGGGTTGTCGGTCATCCGTGTCACCGCCCTGCTGCTTCGAAGTCGTACAGTTCGAGCGTGCTGCGGCCTTCCCGCAGCCGCGCCATCAGCTCCGTCTCGTGCGCCACCCGGGCATCGGCGCGGTCGAGGATCCGCCCGGCCTCGGCGGCGGGAAGGGCAACGACGCCGTCGACGTCGCCGACGACGAGATCGCCGGTGCCGACCGTGATGCCGCCGACGGTGACCCGTCGCCCGAACACGCCGCGGAAGTCCTTGCGGGTGCCGAGGATGGCGTTGCTGCGCGAGAACACCGGGAAGCCGAGGGCCTCGATCTCCGCGGCGTCCCGGGCGCCGCCGTCGATGAGCAGGCCGGTGATCCCACGGTGCAGGGCGGCCACCGTGAGGACCTCGCCCCAGTGGCCGAAGCGGGCCCCGCCGAGGTCGGCCACCAGTACGGATCCGGGCGGGGCCTGGAGGACGGCGTGGTGCAGGGCGAGGTTGTCGCCTCCGGCTCCCTGCACGGTGAACGCCGGGCCGCACAGCCGGGCGCCGGTCCAGAGCGGTCGCAGCTCCGGGGTGAGGGCGATGCCGAGTCGGGACGCCTCCAGCAGCGTCGCGCTGGAGTGCCCGCGGGCGGGGTCGTCCGTGACGCTGTCGCTCACGACGGGTCCTTCCGGGTCTGCAGGGAGTGGTAGCCGTGCCGGGTGCGCGCTTCGGCGAGCGTCGCCCCGTCGCGGACGGCCCGGACGATGGCCTCTTCGACCTGGTCGATGCGCCGGGCGAGCTCGGCGACCTCGTCCCAGCGGGCGGCCGGGACGACCACGGCTCCGTCGTCGTCGGCGACGAGGATGTCTCCGGGGCGGATGAGGACCTGGTCGATCGTCACGGCCCTCTGGACCGCGGCCACCCGGACCCGGTCCTTGCCCGTCCGCATGAACCGGGAGACCGA of the Streptomyces koelreuteriae genome contains:
- a CDS encoding cytochrome P450 — protein: MTTEIPTDALREPLPLADVNLADLDRFTDGVTPWRMFHTLRHEDPVHWQPEEAPNSGFWAVTRHQDIVRVDRDPETFTSTRFVNLEEVDDDQIKKRASILELDGVRHRALRSLIQRQFGANVISGYTDFLRGLTARTLDAALAKGRFDFVEDVSADFPINVLARLLDVPPEDNQRLIDWGNRIIGHTDPDYADVLLHSEESERYRDLPFRSPASLEVFEYGRELARRRRGGDGTDLVSRLVNTMPRDGVPLSPQDFDNYFLLLVVAGNETTRHTISHSMLALIQHPEQLARLQEDPSLIPVAVEEFLRWASPVYHFRRTATRDVELGGRLVREGDKVVMWFASGNRDEDVFGDPYAFDVTRADNDHVTFGKGSPHLCLGNLLARTEIRIMFEELIPRLADIRLAGDVPRVRSNFVNGIKKLPVEVSLA
- a CDS encoding glutamine synthetase family protein, producing the protein MSAHDLEEVRRHMERLAADGIDVVRVTYPDLIGTDRARDVLLEELPRACAHGLAFCRAVYHTSPQGDVVPVSGGLDAGLPDICVRPDLGTLAPLPWEPGVAVCLGEVVDPATGAPAPESPRDLLRAVLARCAEHGLRPVVGPELEYFLCDPDPSGGWRRYAPDPGVVYTAGLRADPDNHLLRTLRHVRDLRIGAISGNHEFDGGQIEINLAHSDALSAADRSFRFKAAIKELARKEGRLATFMAKPFNDAGGSGFHLHLSGEDDQGGNTFDDPSGPYGLSAVARHAVAGVLAHAPALAALLNPTVNSYKRFGPDTLAPWLIDWGLDNRSAMVRIPPERGSGARLELRLGDASANPYLAIAATTAAALLGILAGEEPPAPLEGYGYDTARSAVLPQTLSAALDALEADTALTDLLGKGFTTSFLSYKRDEVERFHRHVTDWEFTEYAYHL
- a CDS encoding alpha/beta fold hydrolase gives rise to the protein MSPDTVSKLEPFTLPLTVDGTRVEVAGLRRDGTGTPLVFLHGFGSTKEDYADVIQQEQLAGRPVLAYDAPGCGGTTCSDLDAVSVPFLVTVAERVLRAQQIDRFHLVGHSMGGLTALLLADRDPGRVASLVSIEGNVAPEDCFLSRQIVTHADDDPDAFLTRFAERVAGSRFYSGGLYAASLPYKVRSGAVRAIFESMVDLSDHGNLLDRFLGLPLPRMFMYGEQNDSLSYLPKLAEGGVELAEISHSAHFPMYSNPPQMWARITGLVARAEAGA
- a CDS encoding aminotransferase class I/II-fold pyridoxal phosphate-dependent enzyme; protein product: MTDNPIFAVAARAEALRARGADVITLAAGEPQAATSAVVVEAAVAAVRDPVAHHYGPAQGDPALRALVAASLTDDTEAAWSADDVQIALGAKHALFLALQALVGAGDEVLVAAPGWPGHTEVVTAAGGIAVPVTADSEFRLSAEALDRCRTPRTRALILSSPGNPTGAVHPEPRLRQIADWAQRHGVWVISDDIYRAFDHTGTYRPILRVAPSLRDRTVVVGGVSKEHAMTGWRVGWLAAPPEIIAAARLHVSRTITHVPTVNQRAALAALDDHGTPAEAAQDYRRRRTMLVEALNRIDGIDCPLPDGGMFAFPDVSALLNDHGWSSGADLAAWLLDTAHVAVVPGEAFDAPGRIRLCFAVDDDTLITAIDRLRTALSPVPEADNQQLEEAR
- a CDS encoding RraA family protein, whose translation is MSDSVTDDPARGHSSATLLEASRLGIALTPELRPLWTGARLCGPAFTVQGAGGDNLALHHAVLQAPPGSVLVADLGGARFGHWGEVLTVAALHRGITGLLIDGGARDAAEIEALGFPVFSRSNAILGTRKDFRGVFGRRVTVGGITVGTGDLVVGDVDGVVALPAAEAGRILDRADARVAHETELMARLREGRSTLELYDFEAAGR